CTGTAGAACGATCAAAATATTTGCCACTTTCACATGATTTTGTTTGTAATGTCGTTGCGCCAGTTTTGCTCTTAACACATTCACGATATGTAGCACAATCGTCGTCATCATATTGAAATGACATCGCATTGGGAGCTACATCGCAAACTTCATACGTAGCCTTACATGTCAATTTTTCAGGATAATCACACATTTGTGCAGCGCGATTAAAAACTAAATAACTTTCACAGTAACCAGATGAGAGGAGTGTTTTACCACTGCATTTGTACCACCCCAGACAATTTTTTGGGTCTTCTACGAAGCCGTTTGTTTTCGTCGTACATGGTGAGCTGCAGTATGAGTCCGTTGTAGATTTTACACACTTCATCATGTTGCGATCATAGAACATATTACTATCGCATGTAAGAAAATCCttactttttgaattttcacaTTTTATGCCAATTGTGCAATATCCTGGCTTTCGCAACTGTGCACCATTTTTGAAGTATCTACAAATATCTTTGTCAGCGCTAAGCACTTCGGCACAATGAATGTCTTCAAGTAAAGTTGTCATGAGGATCGTTGCTATTAAAATGTTATAGAgccctgaaaataaaaataaattaaatgaagaagaaTCAATTTGTTGAAATATTACTATACTATCTTGTTTGGGAACGGCGAGAACAAAGAAATGTGAAATTTGCAGTGATAAATTGTTCGCAAGTTTCATATATCTGTATAATATATTCTAGAAATTTTGGATGCTGCATTTGCCCACTTTGTAATGAACCACATACCAAATGTATCAAACTAAAAAGATCCAAACTTTTAGGCACTCAAGTATGATATGGTCAAACACGACCGTAACTTATTCTTTATCTGTATGCTTAGTAAGCAACCTTTCTAAAACTTCGATTCACTGCGCGTTACTGCTTTCGATCAGTTAGCACCCTTTACACTTCGGGTAATAGAGCGCATATGGTCTATGTTTTTGGAATGTCTAAGATGAAAGCTTACATTGGAGCTTGAATGTATCTTTAAATGGCTGATGAtagaaaataaaatgtaataaaaacgaaaaatgttgttttttgtaGTCTACACTCttgtgcaataaaaaaaattgcttatcaTCAGTTGCTTTGACATTACCCAAATTTTTAATAGGCTTctaagtaaagtatttttggtAGTCACTGTGATGCcatattttttattacaatttcgaAATTGAATCGGAAAATAATGTAGTTTACAAAAACTGCATTTAATTTCCTATAACTGTTTTCTATCAACAGTTGTGTTGTAGATACCTCAAGTTTTGTTTTCACGTTCCGAATATATAGGCCCATATGTCACCCTCTCAGTTAGGGCGCTCGGTATCGACACTTAACTATAAAAGGAAGTGCTACCTAAACAACTCAACGCGTGTTATTATTGTAATAGAGGGAATATTAAACTTCATATTATAAATGTGTTGGAGTACagggcgtatgagcaacatttgTTTCAGAGGATTTCGTTTACctttcatttttctttccacAGCACTGTAGCTCATtatccaaatatttaaaatacaAACTAAAAGCATATTATTGTAGCTACTTGCTTATATAGCATATTCTTTGCCGCAGCCGCTATGTATtttaaaatgaatgaataaatatgtatatacttataatCCCAACAATATGGTATTGTATTAGCTTCCGAAGTTGGTTGAACTGGTGAAAGCGCGCCCACTACTATAACGCCCTaagattttccttcctttccttggGTGTGTACTCACCAGTAAAGTTGCTCTGAGGAAGCAGTTGCCATTATTTTACTGATTACATTATTCCTGAatattaaaaactcaaaaatactTTTTATCTCGAAATCCaaaaatttatagaaatacaagaaaaaaatatgcaaaaactgAAAGAGTTTCGAAAGAGTtcagaaaaaagtgtaaaaaatccCAAAAAAATTCTGTATTATTCCTGCACAAGTTTCTAATTAATTCCGAAATCGTTTTAAAATTCTTTCAAAAATACAAGGCAACGATCACGTTTAAAGTcccaaaaatatcccgaaatagtcttgaaAATGTTTCAAATAATCCCTCGAAAAAATTTGGAAACCATACCGAAAACATTATCGAACTATTTTCGAACGCAATTTGAGTTTCAAAATAATCACCAAACCTCACCGATCCAGCAGCATTATCTCGAAGCCATGACAATTGGTCATCATCAATGACAATTCCATGTTAAAGCTGCAGGTAATTTGTACACCAAAAAAACGGACTTGATGGGGATTATAATTTATTTGTGGTCTATACATATGTGATATATCACGTGTTGGTCTGCAGGGAAGGGGAGTATTAAATTTAGAGCATTGTATacaagacaagtgtgatatcttatccgtcaactgcttGACAGGATGTTAAAGATGGCTACCTTTTAGCGGTTTGGTGGCATTTTGAAAAGGTACTCAATATGACGGCGCTAACGGCCATATATCTCCAGCGAGTGATGGAACGAGATGCAAGATGAGACCACGAAAGTCCCTTTAAATATTGCGAAATCGTTTCTATTTGTTATTTTGACGTCTACGCCTAAAATAACACACTTGTCTTATCAACAATAGTTTGGAGTGCCTTAACCTGAAGTTCTCCAATAAAAGATAGAAACACtttgtttaataaattttgtatgaCTAATTGTGGCACCTCTCGTTTAGCTGTAACCAATTCACCACAGATTGCAGGACTCGGAAGCGATATAAGTCACTACTTGTCTAGGGACTAGTCCCGGGTTCTTCCTGTAATAAGGCACTTCTTTACGTGTTTTTCTTTCTGACCATACACTTGTACACCACACTCACCAAAAATGGTGTTAAACTAATTTATTTGCTACTCAATTAATACCATTAATTCCCATGCTACAAATGTTACTTTATGAATCGCTGATAAGATTAACCAAAAGTAATACTGaactttataatatttaagatttCCCTATAGATTTTACGATTTCGAATAAGCGGTTAATTTTTAACATATTATGTATATAGAACATGGAAAGATGCATGCCACAAAAGAAAACATCCTATATTTCGAATCAGAAGTCTCTGTAAAAAGTGTAGTCATAAAATGTGAGTCGGTAGAAAGTTTCACCTTTGTAGGTTATGGCAGCGTCTTTCTTATAAAATGGCAAAAATCATATTACAAAATCGGTGCGCTGGTAATTGACTTTATGACTAATTCAACTAACTTAAAACCTTTATAAATTTTACTTTGTGCCCATTAGGAAACTCCCGTTTGACCATTCGGCAAATGataataaccatatttttactgtATCGAGACCAACAAAAATAGACTAGCCCTTTTATGGGCTGGGTTGGGACCTACAGGACctatgagttttcactaagagattttcatggcagaaatacacccggagcgcttgccaaacactgccgaggggcgaccccgcttagaaaaattttcttctaattgaaaaatcttatttttaaaaattttgatgttgctttgcccggggtttgagcacagggcatccggtgtggtaggcggagcacgctaccatcacaccacggtggccgccttttaTGTAATATGTCCTTCTTATTTCAATAAAGTCGTCACCGGACCACTTCATAGTGATGATATTGTGACGactattagcatcactaagttgctactaaataaatgcacaacaacaataaagcagccacacttataaacaagacaacgaagagatacctcacacacaGATGCAATCATCAGCCGatatagttactcacacatacacacgcatatggctatgggagaggcctggactacagatatacatgtatatagctagtaaCTAACTAAGCATGAAATGCAACTGTTCTCGAAAcaactagatcttaggagaagtATACGAACTAGGTATAAAAGtcgcgcaagctgaggaatgacgatTCAGTTTGATTGAAACACGCTATAGTTGcaaagtgaagtataattttgaagtataattgtactactcccaaagtagttttataaagaccattttacaaaatagaatattgcagtgatttattcaacagtttatcgattaaaacgttagcagaaggattcaaataagcggagtttccctaaattctttacaatattttcTTTCTGATTTATAACTCAATCAATTTCGGAACTCTGTTTCTACAAAAaacgaaattcgaaaaactttGAAGGGAATATGTTTccataaatttaacaaaaacgtCAGCTAGCGAAAAAATATTGGCTCACATCAGAAATTTTTGCTCATATGTCTATGAAAATGTCGAAGGTCAATTTATTCGCTTTTAGATGTCATGAAAGATAGTTTAAAAATGT
The Eurosta solidaginis isolate ZX-2024a chromosome 5, ASM4086904v1, whole genome shotgun sequence DNA segment above includes these coding regions:
- the LOC137252281 gene encoding peritrophin-44-like; amino-acid sequence: MSYSAVERKMKGLYNILIATILMTTLLEDIHCAEVLSADKDICRYFKNGAQLRKPGYCTIGIKCENSKSKDFLTCDSNMFYDRNMMKCVKSTTDSYCSSPCTTKTNGFVEDPKNCLGWYKCSGKTLLSSGYCESYLVFNRAAQMCDYPEKLTCKATYEVCDVAPNAMSFQYDDDDCATYRECVKSKTGATTLQTKSCESGKYFDRSTGACISKDLINCVKHPYPDKVCGTTKLALRNRFVGDGATCRGYFYCKDMGVGIPDPAPQWGQCPATTFFDPTEMACLSRNYVKCTENRCDGRENGYELSLKVGCRHYLVCKDNRTVEERYCGHDMWFDTTTEKCTANKKSYAACT